ccgtacccaaacatgtgcacatagttggctcaacaatagttaatcgaagttatatgaacacttttatatcaaccttgttcatcttaatcataactagttcaaatgactcaaatgaaactagttatgaagttgttcaattgtttatattctcatagaagtatacaagatacaattgaagcaaaatcgatttggattcacatgaatcaattcatgtacattatagccatggtttgtaaaagattgcattccttaatatataaatatatttgttgatgaacaaaccgatttcagaacttaacccactcaagtatgcaaacgggtacgcatacttagagttccggacttggtctgggttcgccagtatgcgaacgggtaagcatactgtcgcacaccaccaaactcagttgaattcccagacTTGAACTATTACGcctgtacgcatacgggtatgcatactaagttcccggactttaaactaaccaaccagtacgcatatgagtatgcatactatggttcccggacttggaataacttgcaactgttagcatacaagtacgcattctgtgctatatccaatcaatggttaatcgttctaaactccatcttaatcattgaaacattcttggaagacgggaatagctgtctcacacaaactattagcttcaaagcaattttcaagtgatcaataggtcaatatgaaacattccgagtctacatcaaattcaTCCAATGCAAACTCTCCAATGCTCTATCCCACCTGCTGCCTCCAATGCTCATCCAATGCAAACTAGAGGCATATGACAGGAAGATCCTTGGCAATAAGTGTAGGAGAAAGAGGATGATGAGAAAGAGGACCGTAAAATTGTTGTCTAACACAAAATCTAGTTCGTAACCCATATCCACCTCGAGACGCATGTATGTATACATATACTTTGGGCAATATCTTAATACAAATTCCACctaatgatttagttaaaatttGCAAAGTAACTCTAAATCTGacaattaatataaaataaagCTTATTTCAGTTTATCGTATATGAATGTTGGTATCCTCACCAGTAATCTAGTAACCCATTAGCATCCACTATCTGCTCCATGGTTTGACATGATATCTACCTCTATCGCTTAAAATCTTCAACGACATCATAACCATAACTCTAAAGTAAAATTGAAATATGTCATGACAAGTCGATAACCCAAGAAATTAGTCTTGTGACTTAGTGTGTAGGTTCGGGTGACTCAATCGATGTCACTGCAGTATAATAGTAAAGTTATTGATTGGTGATATCAGTGACCCGAGTTCGAAACTCGGCACCACTAATTCTTTACCTCTTTAGCgatccaaaataaaataaataaataaaattcggTGGCACgaattttttttagtttcttatacaaaacaaaaaaaaaaagcaaaaatgaTCAAGAATAGGAGGGTTCGGAGATATTGATTTTGAAAGTTCAATCCTTTCATCCGAAGTCATCCAACAGAAAAACCAAGAGTGCCTTTAAATTGTTTAAAACCCAAGATGTTGTAGACCAAGAGTGCCTTGAATTGTTCATCAAAAACCAAGATGCTGTAAATATACAAAAAAGTTTCACAAAAGATTGTACTCCGTATCATACTCTAGTAAAATTTACTTCCGATGAAAAAACAACTATCAGGTTACTCAAATGCAAAAGGGCAAAGTTAGTATCCGTTTTTCAGCCGATTAGGATTTTCCTGATCCCATCTCATTTGTATGTACATCTCTTTGGGGCAGGCGCAACTCATTTGTACGTACATCTCTTTGGGGCAGGCGCAAATAATGATGGTGCAAGTAAAAGTGTATTTGAATGTCACTGTTCACCATTTGCGTGGGTTAATGGCACGAGTTTCTGATTCGCCACTCCAACCTGGTGGAGGTTTCGGGGGTAAAATCTCTGCTCTAGAGTTCATACTTCCACTATACATGCTATAGTCTGCAGTATCATCGCCACCCAGTGCCAACATTCGAAATTTTTGAAGATCTGAGTTTGCTTCAAAAATAGTGCTCTGACCAACTTTCACGCCATTGTTGATATCTGGCATGTCACCGTCAGTGTCCAACGCCCTTAACACCTAACAAAAGAGAGTACCAAATGCGTAACTAAATTGCGATGATGTTACATGAAAAAAGAGAACAAAGAAAAGTTGATGAAATTGTTTTGTACCTGCACCATGCGTGGTCTTTTGTTAGCAGAGTGACGAACACAAGCAGCAGCCGTCTCAGCCATCCTAAACATCTCACTCTCGACGTATCTCTTTTCAAGCCTTGGATCTGCCAACTCTGAAAAATCTCCAGTTTCTATTGCACTGGCTATCAATGGTCGGGCCTGCAGAAAACATCCGTCACGGCGGAACTTCCATCTTATTCCTAGGAAAACAATAACAGCAGGTCAAAGGCTACTGAAATGATACATGCGCTTACCCATTCAACTAAACTGTCATCCTGGCTTGCCTCGACAGGTCTACGTCCAGTCACAAGCTCTAGAAGCACCACTCCGAATGAGAACACATCGGATCTATCAGTCAATTTGCCACTTGAAGCATACTCAGGTGCCATGTACCTGAAAATGTACAACTCCAAATTCATTAATAATCTACAAGTGATGCCACGTTATGACATATCACTGTTACTAGCATCTGTTTACATAAGGACCTTACAGATTCGTTAATAGATATGATTGTAACCTACCCAAATGTTCCCATTACACGAGTTGAGACATGGGTGGAGATGTCATTTGATAGCTTAGCAAGACCAAAATCTGCAACCTGTATGCAATCAGATTAGCCAAGATTGCGACTAAATGTAAGACATCACGAGACGAAGAAATGAAGTATGGGAAGCGCATAATATATGCTTGCCTGTGCTTCATAAACGTCATCCAACAGGATGTTGGCAGATTTGATATCCCTATGGATAATCTTTGGGTGACCTGTAGCAGGGCAGGATGACGACCGAAAGAGGTAATTAGAGACTATAATATGTTCAGTAGAACAGCATAACTTGGAATATATACAAGAAAACAacattaataataaataaattacgTACAGTCTTCATGTAGATATGCCAACCCACGAGCAGCGCCAATGGCAATCCTTACTCTTTTGGACCAATCCAACACAGGCAATCCTGGAGCTGGAGAATAGCCATATCTATATGTTATTCAACACACACAAGAGAACTTGAAAATCCAGTAAAGCAATAAAAACAGATTACTGTTGCAGATGAGCAAGAGTATTATTCAACAAGCGCATACtctctccgtcccactattaagtgacctagttgaagtttgcacaaattttaaggcaagcaaggaaaaagagatttttaagcattttttacaattatatccttatggataataattaatgaaattttgaaatgatttatctctcaaactacaccacggatgttcgcaaacttgataccattgaaaagcattttaaaacacctacgtaacgaatataaacatgcctatcaaattatgcatatttcttatatttcttataatcaattaaaagggtaattttagaaatatctccttgtttagtgttATAAGTCACTTAATGATgggacaaaattaaaaaccaaataggtcacttaatgatgggacggagggagtattattaaaCAAGCATCAGTCAACTCACTATGTATATGATGTTCAAGAGTATTATTGGGAACAAATTCGTAGACAAGCAATCTTTGGGCGTCAGCAATGCAGTATCCGACCAGAGAAACCAAATGCCTATGGTGAACACGGCTGATTATATCAACTTCAGCTCTGAACTCCCTCTCACCCTGGCCACTCCCAGCCTTCAGTTGTTTCACTGCTACTATTCTTCCATCGGGAAGGTGACCCTTGTAAACAGCTCCAAATCCACCTTCTCCAATAATGTTTTGGCGAGAAAATCCTTCTGTTATGCCCATCAACTCATCATATGTGAATGACGACTGCGCACCTCCTAATGTACCCGAATCTGGTCCTTTGTAGCTACCGTAGCTATTCATTGGACCAGAATTAGGATATGCTGGTGGTCTCCCCCCACTATAATACTCCTGTGAGTGACCACCTGGCATCCCTACTGAATGCTGCTGCGAGTGTGGCTGTGAAGGTGGCCCTCCATAGTAATACCCATCTACAGTTGCGAAACTCAAAATATTATACTTTGAAATTAGCAAGCACGAGCTGTAATTATAACTTTATTTACCTGAATTCCCTGAGTAATTTGGTGGATGTGGTCTGTAAGGATCGTAATAATCTAAAGGCCGTCTTTTCCTCCTCCTTGCAATGACGAAAAAGAGGGCAATGAAAGCAATGATTAGCACTCCTGCTACGGTTGCACCAGCAACAGTGCCAACGTTAATTGTCCCGTCTGACTTCGAAGATGAAGCGGAATCTAGTGGGGTGGAAGATGTGCGACTTGATTGGGTGGAAGGACCACTTAGCTCTGGGACATGGCTTGATGAACGATTAGATTGTGCACCATCGCGTGAAGGTGGGGACTCTTGTCTCTGAGGAGGAGGTTGGTTATCAGTGTTCGGTGTGTTTTGATTGTCAGATTTCGGAGGAGGATCATTAGATGACTTCGGAGCTGGAGAAGATTCAGAAGGAGTGTTGTTGTTATCTGACGGTGGAGGTGGAGGTTCAGAAGGAGGGTTGTTGTCATCTGACGGTGGAGGTGGAGGTTCAGAAGGAGTGTTGTTGTCATCTGAcagtggaggtggaggtggcgaATCGTTATTGGAATCTGTAGGAGGTGAAGAATCAGACtccggtggtggtggaggtggggaTGAAACTGACGGAGATGAGGGAGTATTTGTATCTGGTGGGGGCGACGAGTTTCCTGAATCTGATGGTGTATTGTTGGGGTCTGGAGGGGGTGTATTGTCGGAGACTGGAGGAGGTGTATTGTCAGAGTCTGGAGGAGGTATATTGTTGGAGTCTGGAGGAGGTTTACTAGAATCTGGAGCTGGTGGAGACTCTGGTGAGTTTGAACCTGAAGGAGATGATGGTGTTTCATTTCCGTCGGCTGGTGGTGCTTGTGGTGATGATCCATCATTGCTAAGAGGCAACATATCTAATGGCGTATCTGACATTCTCTCTTTCTCTTAATTCGACACACTCTTTCCTTTAATCACTAATCTTTCTCTATAAACCCAAGAATAACATGCCTTTCAGGATTTCTTCATTTTGTTTTAACAGATTTCcggtttttattttattctttggaAAACACAAATGGAAAACAAGAACAGGAAACCCAAGCCTCAGAAATCGTACCCAATACAATAACAATAATGATGCGTTAGGGAAACCTGTTCTTTCTCTGCTCTAAGCTGAAGCTACATTGCCTACTGTAGCTGCATTCGTCAACTGCCGTTCAGGAACGAATCCTTTTCTCTgagatgaaaagaagaaaaaaaatctgcaaaattttcaaaaaccatgcAAAATTGTCTGTCAAAAAAATCTCTAATTTCTTTGTCTATCTTTAGCAAaaggatttgttttgttttttttctcctCCTTTTCTTCCTCACCAATATCCATCTCTTTCTATCCTTTCATTTCTATATCTAGCTAGCTTCCCCTCTCCCTGTAACAAAGCAAAATCAAACACCTAAAACCTTGGTTGACCTTGCAATTTTGAACATGATATTTATTTATCGCTTAATGTCTGATTTGGTTAATGGATGCGCACTCACTCATCCACATAAGCTCTGGCAGTCGCATAAGATTATTGTACATGAACGAATCGCACAGAACAAAACCAAGTATATCTACAGATATTGCACCCGAATAATTTCTAGAGCCTAGCTGAATTATTGAGAACTAAAACGTGAGTGCGAGAGGATAGCAAGTTTCAAATGGAATAAAGCTGTCACCAACAGATTTCGAACCAAAACCAACCAACTTATTTCATTTTCTAGTAGAGATTGGAAACCCCTACCAGAACCGAACCGTTGACAAACCATGATGTTGCATGATAAAAGAAGTAAACAAACTTGGCTAAAACCAACACCTACCGATATTAAAATAGCAAAGCAACGATCCCAAACGTGGGAACTACTACCATATCAAGAGAAGCTATATTCATTTTTCATGTCTTGACATTTTGTGCGATGTTGGTGGAATAACACACCTTCTGCAACAACTACTCAGAGATCTTGACTTGTTCCATAATCAAAGGTCCAaagtttgatttttctttcaGAAGTTTCTAAGATTATTTTGAATTTTGTCAGAGTTGTCTCCAAACTCACCACTGTAAAGGCCTTAACTGCCAAAAGAAATTGTAAACACATCTATTCCATAACACTTAAGTTAGATTGCCAGGATGTACAACCTGAGAACAACCCACACCCATGAACCCAGTCAAACTGAGCAAAGGAGAAGGAGAgcatagtatatataatataaatagaACCTTCGTCATTGAAATAACAGCAGATTTGATAATTTTATTGCACGACATAATATGAAAACCATATAAAAACATTCCAAAACTGGGATGTACATGATCTAATGCACGTCCGTGTAAACTAATTTATGTACACTAAAACTACAGCGGAAAGAAGCATACGACAGCACGTATTCTAGAAATTTCACCTTCTTGCTTGATCGTACATTCAATTTTATTGGTGAAGGATAGAGACTCATCTATTCATTATCCTAAGCTTTTGTTCTCTTTCCTTGCCTCTTCTTCTTTTATCAAATCCAATTGTTTCTCTATCTGCAGAAAATTAAAAAAGAGATCAACAACAATTGGATGGTGAAGTCCGGTCCACCTACTTCACAAGTTAGTGAATTGAATCAGAAATCTGGCATGGGGCATCACCAAATGCTTTTAGATATCTGTACCTGAGCATTTTGCAGCTTCAGTGTTTGCAACTCATCAGCATAATTTTCAACACTGACGTAAATAAGAAAAAGAGAGTTTTGGAGTCAGATGTAAATAACCAGAACTCCAGGTAGTCGAGTAAAATAAAAGTACCCACCACTGCTGCAAGAGAACAGTCTGAGCTTCCAATTCCTTTTGCCTAGCAGAAGCTGTTAACATCTATATAAtccagaaaaaaaatatcagaaagaaGCCTACATGTAACATTATACACAGCGAAAAAACTTAATGGAGTTCctgaagtgaaaaaaaaaattgtttatataCCTGTGACGAGTCACCTATTCCTGCATCACTTGACTCTGATCCAGTACCATATATTTGCCCCACAAGTTTAATAATTTTCAGGATTTGTTCCTGTCAAAAAAAGTACCGTAGATGAAAGATGAAGACTTGTGTAGAGGTTTCAAGTAATGAGCAAAGATAAAAAGATCAGAGTTTTCATACCCTCTGCATGGAATTCCATTGTAAAACAAATTCAAGTGTTTCTAGCACTGACGAAATCGTGGCAGTTGGAGGTGTATGACTATTAGAACCTCCACAAAATGGGTTCACTTGGTTGGTTTTAGGACTACCCTGTACCAGAAAAGTGAGCAATGATTAAAAGGCCATTGTATAGAAAATGAGAAGGCCAATTACTAAGTTCCTTTCTGCATACCCTGGGACTGAGATCGGATGTGACCTTGAACCGTCCTTTCCGTTGGATAACAGCTTCTGATGATGCATCCTCCATCGCATGCATGGAAGCTACACAAACAAAATAACTTGTTAACAGATAACTGAAACTCAATAGAAGAGGTGAATCAAGGGCAAATCAAAATGTAATACCAATTTGAAAAGAAACAGATGTTAAATAAAGAAGAAAGCACATACCAGATACGTGGTTATTGGCATTATTCTTTTGATTATACAACAACGTGCCACTGTAGTTTCGCTCGGATTGATATTTTGGTATCAGATATTCCCTTCACAATAAAGACCGCAGATTCTTATTACTTTTTATCCATGAGTATCATGAATTTTCTCCATTAACTAGATGGAAGCAATTCCAAAGTAACCAAGCAGATCGTGCATATCCTAAAAGGCTAATGATGATCACGGTGAGGAAGAAGTCCCTATATTTTAATTAGCTCACCTGTCTCCATTAGCATTTGGCTTTTTGAAAGGGGAAAGCACACTCTCTGGCAAAAGTGAACCACTGAAGTTTTTACGTTCTCCAGAAACAACATACTTCGGTAAAGTACTAGTTCTTTCCAAATTATCACCAATACGCAGTGTAAGTTTAGGCTCCCTATCCATCATCTTTGGTGACAACTGATGTGGAAACTGTTGTTCTGATTCTAATTGGACAATCTCTTTACTCTTCGAGCTGCTTGGACTCGTATCATCCTCACCGATATCAAAACAACCTCTGCAATCATGGTTACTGGGTGCATTAATCATATATTCAAAATAAGTAGTTGCTCTTCTAACTTACGTACATCATTTACCATTATAACTCATTAGAGTTTGTTTCACCAAATGAAAAATCCAAAGGCAGTATATGTGTAAAGAGAAATATACTTAAGTGCCTGAAGAGGACGAAcagaaaatgactcaaatgaattctCCAAACCAGGAAGTTCGTTGATTTCGTCCTAAAAGAAACAAAGAAGCGGGAATTAACACACTTAGGAAGCACAAATGAGTGAAAGGTACTAGGTAAAAAACGGATGGGGTCTAGCTTGTATTGGCACCTCTTGTGCTTGGGCAGCAGTTAGATAGTTCTCCTTTTCAGGTGACAGTCTATCA
This genomic stretch from Papaver somniferum cultivar HN1 chromosome 5, ASM357369v1, whole genome shotgun sequence harbors:
- the LOC113282416 gene encoding proline-rich receptor-like protein kinase PERK12, which codes for MSDTPLDMLPLSNDGSSPQAPPADGNETPSSPSGSNSPESPPAPDSSKPPPDSNNIPPPDSDNTPPPVSDNTPPPDPNNTPSDSGNSSPPPDTNTPSSPSVSSPPPPPPESDSSPPTDSNNDSPPPPPLSDDNNTPSEPPPPPSDDNNPPSEPPPPPSDNNNTPSESSPAPKSSNDPPPKSDNQNTPNTDNQPPPQRQESPPSRDGAQSNRSSSHVPELSGPSTQSSRTSSTPLDSASSSKSDGTINVGTVAGATVAGVLIIAFIALFFVIARRRKRRPLDYYDPYRPHPPNYSGNSDGYYYGGPPSQPHSQQHSVGMPGGHSQEYYSGGRPPAYPNSGPMNSYGSYKGPDSGTLGGAQSSFTYDELMGITEGFSRQNIIGEGGFGAVYKGHLPDGRIVAVKQLKAGSGQGEREFRAEVDIISRVHHRHLVSLVGYCIADAQRLLVYEFVPNNTLEHHIHTPGLPVLDWSKRVRIAIGAARGLAYLHEDCHPKIIHRDIKSANILLDDVYEAQVADFGLAKLSNDISTHVSTRVMGTFGYMAPEYASSGKLTDRSDVFSFGVVLLELVTGRRPVEASQDDSLVEWARPLIASAIETGDFSELADPRLEKRYVESEMFRMAETAAACVRHSANKRPRMVQVLRALDTDGDMPDINNGVKVGQSTIFEANSDLQKFRMLALGGDDTADYSMYSGSMNSRAEILPPKPPPGWSGESETRAINPRKW